Part of the Streptomyces antimycoticus genome, CCAGCAGCTACATCGTCCAGGACGACGAAGACGGCCGCCACTACACCTTCGACTACACCCACATCGTCACCGAAGGATTCCGCACCCTGCACACCGGCGAACGCGTCCGCTTCCACATCGCCGCCCATGACACCTGGCGCGCCGAATTCGTCATCCGGCTCAACCAGCCCTCCCCGGAGGCGTTCTACGAGTGAGGCGCACGCGCACCGCCCCCACCGGCGCACGCCAGATCATCGCCGTCATCCTGCCCGCACGCCTACCCGCCGACCCACCCTGGCCCGAAGGCCCCCTGCCCTTCACCCACGGCGTCCGCACCACCACCACCGACACCCGCCGCACCTACTTCACTCCGGCCGCCGCCAGCGTCCTCTACGGCACCCCCGACCGCCCCACCCGTTGGCACCGGCAGGTCCGTCATGCCCACGGCTCCACCACCATCGACGGCATAGAACTCCTGCGTACCCCCACCGAGGACGACCCCGATCGTGCCCTGGCGGTCCTCCACCTGACCATCACCGGCCCGGAACTTCTCGACACCCTCCGCTCCCTCGCCCACCGCCCCGGCACCACCCCACCGTTCGAGATCACCGGCCCCGTCGTCACCGCCCTTTTGCAGGACCACGCCCACACCAGGCCGAACACACTCCTCGAAGGGCACGTCACCGTCGAGACCGACGCCCTTCCCTACACCGTCACCCTGCTCACCCCCGGCCGACGGCCCCTGCCTCGTCTCAACCGCGGCCGGGACCACCGCCACTGGCCCGCGGCCCAACAATGGCTCTGGGCACTCGCCTCCCGCACCAACCCCGACGACTACCCACCCGACCCCGCCACCGTTCCCCAACTCACCGCCGGTGCCCTGCGCATCTCAGCCGACTGGAGCGCGCTCGTCCTCCGCCAGGGCGCGGCATTCATCGGCCACCGCCGCGACCACGGGCCCGCCGACCCGTTCTACGGCTACGCCGAACTCCACATGCGCAGCATCTACCTCGACGCCCTCCTGTTCGGCATGATCCAGCGCGCCCACATCGACCACCTCACCGAAGACCTCGCCCAGGTCTTCACCGGCCCCGGCGAAGCCAACCGCCTCGCCGACCTCGAACGCCGGATCGCCCACTTCCGCAGCACCTACTGGCGCCAGCACCTCACCACCCACGGCACCGCCAACGACCTCCTCATGGCCTACCAGTATCAGTACCGCCTCTCCGACCGCTTCACCGAAATCCTTGCCGAAGCCGCCGACCACAACCGGCTCATCCAGACCCAGGAAAACCAGCAGATCAGCGGCGCCCTCGGCATCCTCACCATTCTGGGTCTGCCCCTGGGCACCGCCCTGGGCGCACTCCAAGTCCTCGGCGACCAGAACCCCTGGCACCTCCTCACCGCCACCACCGGCGCCCTCGCCGCCACCGCCGCACTCCTCACCACCCGCTACGGCCGCCTCGTCCTCACCTCACTCCGAGGTCGTCCCCTGACGGATTCGCGACAACTGACTCGCGGTCACCGGGACTGCTGAGTGCCGCGAACTCCTGTTGTCGGAGCTTCGCCATACGCTGGATCCTGCGCAGACGGTGCCGCACGTACAGCATCTTGTGCCGCGGAACGACGCAAGACGGGATGGACGGGTACGTGCTGGCCCAGAGCCCTGATACGCGTCCCGATCCGACTCGGGCGAAGGGGGCCGGATCGAATCGTGCCACGCCCAACCGCGTTGCGGGCGAAACGCGTTGCACGAGAGGATGTTCGAGGCGCAGGAGACATCACTGCGACGAGCGCAGATCGCGATAAACGGTTATCAAACGGCACGCGAGGCATCCGGGGGAAGATGCATGAAGTTCGACATGGGAAGCACGACTCTGTCGACTCTCGGGAAGAGCACGACGGGGTCCAGTGACGACCTGGGGGCGCTGATCCGGCTGCTGATCGCCGCCGCGGAGCCACTGGAGGGGAAATTCAACGGCGCCGGCAAGGTGGCGTTCGACTCGTTCAAGCTCCGCGCTGATGAGATCTCGGCCGCGCTGAACGGTTCTCTGCAGTCCATCCTGGGCGGGCAGTCGGGCATGGATACCGCGTTCGCCACGGGTGATCAGGAGCAGGAGGACAACGCCCATCAGCACATCGCTGGTGCCAATTTTGAGGCCGCCCGCTTCTCCGGGCGGTAGAGGGGGATTCCCGATGGGGCAGAGCCAGGACCGTAACTCTTACGACGTGGGCGCCTCGGTGGAGGTGCAGGGCAGCCTGCAGGGGATTATCGGCCAACTTGAGCGGGTCCTCGCCGACCGGGACCGCGCGGTGAAGGCCGCGATGGCCGACTTCACCGCTGATGGCGTCTCGGACGAGTACCACGGCAAGGAGGTCCGCTGGAACCGTGCGGCGGCCGAGGTGCGGGAGATCATCCGCCTGGTGCGATCGACGCTGGAGAAGAACGACGGCACCGCTCAGTCGACACTGGCCAAGGCCAAATCCGCTGTGGACAACATCGGTTGATCCGAGCCTTGAGGACGCGGTGAGCAGGTGACGGGGCGGTAGCTGGGGGGATTGGGCAATGTCCAAGTGGGACATCACCCCGTCCGGGGTCGAGTTCGTGACCTCGCTGGTGGGTGACGCGATAGACGACATCGACGCAGGCGTCAGGTCGTACGGGAAGCACATGGAGAGCGCGGCCACATCGGCCGGCACCATCAGCGAGCCCATGTGCGGGGCGGCCATGACCGGCCCGGTCGGGGCGGCTCTGGCGCTGTTCGTCGAGAAGACCACGCGTGAGGCGCTGTTCATCGGGGCACGGGCGGCCCAGTCGGCGAACGGCGCTCGCGAGGCCACCGCGTATTACGTCGCCGGGCATCACCACATGGCTGCCGATGCGCAGCACAAGGCCCTTGCGGCACCGAAGATCGACTTGCCGGGCGACGACAAACGGGGTGGCGGCCACAAGTGAAGATGATCGATCCGGCGAGCATTCCGGAGTTCACCGGCGATCTGGAGCAGCTGGACAAGGACGTCTCCGGGTTGCGCGGTGACGCGATCACCATCCGCGACGGCGGCATGCATGCGCATTCCCGCTTCCAGATGCTGGAGGGCTTCTACACAGCGCCGGAGGCGGGCCAGCTGTTTGCCTCCACATGGCCGGCGGCCGTGAAGGCCGACGCCTTCGCCGGCGACCTGGAGAAGGTGGCCGACGCGCTGGACACGTTCGCCTATGAGATCCGCCCGCTCGTCAAGCGGCTGAAGCAGCTCAAGGCAGATGCTTTCGCGTTCGTCGACAGTGTCGAGGGCGATGACGACTGGACCGAGGACGAAGGCAAAGTCGACCGTCATCAGCAACTGTGGGACGGCGTGAACGCTGCCGTAGCCGCCTTCCAGGAAGCCGAGCGCAAGGCTTCCACCACCATCTCCGGACTCGTGGGCGGTCCGAAATTCCTGGCGGACGACGGCAGCCACACCCGGAACCGCAAGAAGGTGATGTACGGCTACGACCTCGACAGCCTCGAACAAGGCAAGGAACTTCCCTGGGGCAGTCCGGTCAGCCAAACCTACGACGCACTGGACTTCGGCCACCATTTCAAGAGCTTCGTCTGGGACGGCCTGGTAGTCGACAACATCTGGGGCGGACTCAAGGGCCTCAAAACCCTCACCGGACTCGACGGTGGCGACGCGGCCGGGAAGGCCTGGGGGCATCTCGGAGATGTCGTGGGCGGCATCGGCCAGTACACCATCAAGCCCTACGACGCGTTCATGGACTGGGCGTTCGGGGAGGATCAGGACAGCCCCGACGAGGCCCGGCAGAAGCAGGCCGCCAAGGACTTCGGCAAGTCCCTGGTCGCCTGGGACATGTGGAGCGAGAACCCCGCCCGTGCCTCGGCGACGGTGGTTTTCAATGGCCTCACCCTCGGCGCGGTCCCGGCCGCTCGCGTCATCAAGGGAGGCAAGGCAGGGGCGGCAGCCCAGGGCGCGGCCAAGATCGGCGAGTATCTCGACCCGCTCTCCGCAACCTTCAAGATGGGGGGCAAGGCCGCCAGTTCTCTGCCCAAGCTCTCTGAGCTCACGGCCAACACTCGCGCCCTCGACAACGTCGCCGGCTCGAACCGCCTCCACAGCCACATTGAACTGTCGGACGGCTCCAGGGTCCGCATCGAGGACGGCGCGTTCATCCGCCTCGATGCCGACGGCAATCTTGTCCATGACACGCCGCGCCAGGAGCCACGGGCAGAGCAGCGGGCTTCCCAACACGAGGCCGCACCCGAACAGCGCGAACTCGCGGAGATCGGCGCGAACTCGCGGACACCCGGATCCCATGTCGGGCGCGGAGACTCCGCCAGCCCCACGCACGATGCCCCACCGTCCTCGAGGGGCAATGGATCAAGCGGCATCCCAGCTCGAAGGGGGATCACAGGCGGATTTGATGGCCTTGATGCTCCGAGGTCGTCGCATGCCGGCCTGAACGACGGCTCTGGCCCACATCACCCGGGCGGCTCGGACGCCCACGGCGAGGGACGGGGTGACCACAACGGCGGCGCCGACCGGGGCAAAGCCTTGACCGAACAAGAAAAGATAGTACGTCGGCAAGTCGATCGCGCCAACAACGAGCCTGGATATTTCGAGAAATTCTACAAGAATAACGGCAACCGCATCAGGCTCTCCAGAGTAGACGAAAGCGGATTCACGCCCCCGCAGCTGGTATGGGACGCGCGGACGAAGAGCTGGATCGCCGCTTCCGATGCTCCACCGCCTCTTCCCGAGCGTTACATTGACGGAGCCGACAGGACGGGGAATGCGGATTCCTTGTCAGGCTCTGAGGCCCTGAAGGACCTCGACAAAGCGGCTGCGAAGCGGCATTCGGCGATTAGCGCGGACAAGACAGCCGAGGAAACTCTCCAGAAGGCAAAGGAAGCACTGGCGACACACGACTCCCTCTCCAACCGCAAGGCACTCGCTGCGGCACAGGCCGCACACAGGCCGCTGCACAAGGCTATGTCGGATGCCGCTGAAAAGTACGGTGAGGCGATAGCCCAGCATCATGTAATCCCGGAGCGCTACCCCAAGGCCCAAAGGGAGGTACTCGACGGGCCCGCGAATGGCAACGATCAGTTTGACCAAGTATGGCGGCGCCATGATGGCGGTTACGTGGTGATAGAAGCAAAGAGTAACGTGAGAACGGAGCTAGGCGCCCGCAATCTGCCGAGTGGAAAGCGTGTGGCGCAGGGGACCAGGGAATATTTCGATGACATTCTCCGCGAGATGCGTGAACGCGGCAAGAAGAACCGTAATGAGCTCAGGCTGGCCGACGAGCTCGAAGATGCCCTCGATCAAGGCAAACTGGACTATATCCTTGTCAAGGGGAAAGTCAGTGGCGGCAAGTATGCTGGTTACCACATGCGGAAGTTCGACATAAGCTGACTGGAGAACGTAGTGGCTACGACGGTGCCTCGGCATGGCAACCCAGGTCCCGATGACGAGGGCTATGCGCAGGACCTCGGCGAGGGGCTGGCCAAAACCATCTCGAGGCTGGAGCGATCGTCGCGCTGGTTCGGAGGCGCGCTCGACAAGTCCGTACTCCATGTCCAGGCGCGTCTGGCCGTGGATCCCAGCGCGTCTGAAATCG contains:
- a CDS encoding pore-forming ESAT-6 family protein gives rise to the protein MGQSQDRNSYDVGASVEVQGSLQGIIGQLERVLADRDRAVKAAMADFTADGVSDEYHGKEVRWNRAAAEVREIIRLVRSTLEKNDGTAQSTLAKAKSAVDNIG
- a CDS encoding DUF6507 family protein, coding for MSKWDITPSGVEFVTSLVGDAIDDIDAGVRSYGKHMESAATSAGTISEPMCGAAMTGPVGAALALFVEKTTREALFIGARAAQSANGAREATAYYVAGHHHMAADAQHKALAAPKIDLPGDDKRGGGHK